Proteins encoded within one genomic window of Urocitellus parryii isolate mUroPar1 chromosome 16, mUroPar1.hap1, whole genome shotgun sequence:
- the Brk1 gene encoding protein BRICK1, producing the protein MAGQEDPVQREIHQDWANREYIEVITSSIKKIADFLNSFDMSCRSRLATLNEKLTALERRIEYIEARVTKGETLT; encoded by the exons ATGGCGGGACAGGAGGATCCGGTGCAACGAGAAATTCACCAAGACTGGGCGAACCGGGAATACATTGAAGTCATCACCAGCAGCATCAAGAAAATCGCGGACTTTCTCAATTCGTTCG ATATGTCTTGTCGTTCAAGACTCGCAACACTAAATGAGAAACTGACAGCCCTTGAACGGAGAATAGAGTACATTGAAGCACGG GTGACAAAAGGTGAGACGCTCACCTAG
- the Vhl gene encoding von Hippel-Lindau disease tumor suppressor gives MPRKAGSREAAEEGAEEAGAEEYGPEEYGREESGAEESDPEESDREESGAEEEMEAGRQRPVLRSVNSREPSQVIFCNRSPRVVLPVWLNFDGEPQPYPTLPPGTGRRIHSYRGHLWLFRDAGTYDGLLVNQTELFVPSLNVDGQPIFANITLPVYTLKERCLQVVRSLVKPENYRRLDIVRSLYEDLEDHPNVRKDLERLTQEHIENQRLE, from the exons ATGCCCCGGAAGGCGGGGAGCCGGGAAGCGGCTGAGGAGGGCGCCGAGGAGGCGGGCGCCGAAGAGTACGGCCCTGAGGAGTACGGCCGGGAGGAATCGGGCGCTGAGGAGTCCGATCCGGAGGAGTCAGACCGGGAGGAATCGGGCGCcgaggaggagatggaggccgGGCGGCAGCGGCCGGTGCTGCGCTCGGTGAACTCGCGGGAGCCCTCCCAGGTCATCTTTTGCAACCGCAGCCCGCGCGTCGTGCTACCTGTGTGGCTCAACTTCGACGGCGAGCCGCAGCCCTACCCCACGCTGCCGCCGGGCACGGGCCGCCGCATCCACAGCTACCGAG GTCACCTTTGGCTCTTCAGAGACGCAGGCACATATGACGGGCTTCTGGTTAACCAAACTGAACTATTTGTGCCATCTCTCAATGTTGACGGACAGCCTATTTTTGCCAACATCACTCTGCCAG TGTATACCCTGAAAGAGCGATGCCTCCAGGTTGTCCGAAGCTTAGTCAAGCCCGAGAACTACAGGAGACTGGACATCGTCAGGTCCCTCTACGAAGATCTGGAAGACCATCCTAATGTGCGGAAAGACCTGGAACGGCTAACACAGGAGCACATTGAAAATCAACGATTGGAATAG